In a genomic window of Leucoraja erinacea ecotype New England chromosome 8, Leri_hhj_1, whole genome shotgun sequence:
- the LOC129699382 gene encoding uncharacterized protein LOC129699382, with amino-acid sequence MAAEEAQALVKVNSMMMLGAAEEVRKDLELIMKPYANWEEFLTPGPISIAILGELIFISAADAFQVKLNPTGSPVRFLRHPGSFHACLMQVSDQGWKAFNKAHKNMDQIRLYTQMAPKHLASAVQVLSREPKVVKAMLPSRLNSLKKVAEQCQALAESVEGEFALLIDLVQELLEVCASSRTEYSDQMEEVKRTLTESQLKKTTMEKEKKRVEAQVTETYARMEEVRYSYQKAVKMIPSGKNLVGVYVTQSLLDLTNSLATELVAMGMTEPISLALEITDATTQHFKKKIQNKKSAGSVDPKADRAKPVSSANVCVKALEMVVASTLLQDLVSDGGTVNPSQLGTSSSNYKSMFLSSQKQVEQEEDSDAKNATLELCHSGIAVCEQLEEIGEKPSDAQLQNLASAINEQTRKFQEYMSDIRKSSNTPAIALQPPNLTSVSKEEKVQEGLSKMVLDQACFRVEHAKCQLDTSRENYQKITETKEKMTKDLEDVLLTMMRCQVKEIDYNTTLKLLVTGLGALSQVKEQWAKMSNFFQMMSNLIKVSLNDTITQFTSDSEGCELIPGYSQDSFIKDMIYTEAFQACSVANLCHLISGTYVEVSQKHLRDQVTSLETYINLSPSDPMFNVKRSNLQESYTVAMEAIKELVLKNKAEFEGQIQQRIERINSTLQDAVPLALN; translated from the coding sequence ATGGCAGCTGAAGAGGCTCAGGCCCTGGTGAAAGTCAACAGTATGATGATGCTGGGCGCAGCGGAGGAAGTCAGGAAGGACCTGGAGTTGATCATGAAGCCCTACGCCAACTGGGAAGAGTTCCTGACACCCGGGCCCATCTCCATAGCCATACTGGGCGAGCTGATCTTCATATCAGCAGCAGACGCCTTCCAGGTGAAACTCAATCCAACAGGGAGCCCCGTACGGTTCCTGCGGCATCCGGGATCCTTTCATGCCTGCCTGATGCAGGTGAGCGACCAGGGCTGGAAGGCCTTCAACAAGGCCCACAAGAACATGGACCAGATACGCCTCTATACCCAGATGGCCCCCAAGCACCTGGCCAGCGCCGTGCAGGTTCTGAGCCGTGAGCCCAAGGTAGTCAAAGCCATGCTGCCCAGTCGGCTGAACAGCCTGAAAAAAGTGGCGGAGCAGTGCCAAGCGCTGGCCGAGTCTGTGGAAGGGGAGTTTGCCTTGCTCATTGACTTGGTACAAGAATTGCTGGAGGTGTGCGCCAGCTCCCGGACTGAGTACAGCGACCAGATGGAAGAAGTCAAGCGAACACTGAcggagtcacagcttaagaagACGACaatggagaaggagaagaagagggtGGAGGCTCAGGTCACCGAGACCTACGCCAGGATGGAGGAGGTGCGCTACTCCTACCAGAAGGCGGTTAAGATGATCCCCAGTGGAAAGAACCTGGTGGGAGTTTATGTGACACAGTCTTTGCTGGACCTCACTAACAGCTTGGCCACGGAGTTGGTGGCAATGGGCATGACGGAACCCATCAGCTTGGCCCTCGAGATCACCGATGCAACCACGCAGCACTTCAAGAAGAAGATCCAGAACAAGAAGTCGGCAGGCTCTGTGGACCCTAAGGCCGATAGGGCCAAGCCTGTGAGCTCGGCCAATGTCTGTGTGAAAGCCCTGGAGATGGTGGTGGCCAGTACACTGCTCCAGGACCTGGTGTCAGACGGTGGGACCGTCAACCCCAGCCAGCTGGGCACCAGCTCGTCCAACTACAAGTCCATGTTCCTGAGTAGCCAGAAGCAGGTTGAGCAGGAGGAGGATAGTGATGCCAAGAATGCCACCTTGGAGCTGTGCCACAGTGGCATCGCTGTGTGTGAGCAGCTGGAGGAGATCGGTGAGAAACCCAGTGATGCCCAATTGCAAAACCTTGCCTCTGCCATTAATGAGCAGACCCGCAAGTTTCAGGAGTACATGTCAGACATTAGAAAGTCCAGCAACACCCCAGCCATTGCTCTGCAGCCACCAAATCTGACCAGTGTCTCCAAGGAGGAGAAGGTGCAGGAAGGGCTGTCAAAAATGGTCTTGGATCAAGCCTGCTTCAGAGTGGAGCATGCAAAGTGCCAACTGGACACCAGTAGAGAGAACTACCAGAAAATAACCGAGACCAAGGAGAAGATGACCAAGGACCTCGAAGATGTCTTGCTGACTATGATGAGATGTCAGGTGAAGGAGATAGACTACAACACTACCCTTAAGCTGCTGGTGACAGGTCTGGGTGCTCTGAGCCAGGTCAAGGAGCAGTGGGCTAAAATGAGCAACTTCTTCCAGATGATGTCCAACCTGATTAAAGTCTCTCTCAATGACACCATCACCCAGTTTACCAGCGACAGTGAAGGCTGCGAACTCATCCCTGGCTATTCCCAGGACTCGTTTATCAAGGATATGATCTACACCGAGGCTTTTCAGGCTTGTAGTGTTGCAAACCTCTGCCACCTGATCTCTGGGACCTACGTGGAGGTTTCCCAGAAGCACCTGAGGGACCAAGTCACCAGTCTGGAAACTTACATCAACCTGAGTCCCTCGGATCCCATGTTTAATGTAAAGCGCAGCAATCTCCAAGAAAGTTACACAGTCGCTATGGAGGCCATCAAGGAGCTGGTCCTTAAAAACAAGGCGGAGTTCGAGGGCCAAATTCAACAGAGAATCGAACGCATTAACTCAACTCTACAAGATGCCGTGCCACTGGCATTGAACTAA